From a single Bacillus gobiensis genomic region:
- a CDS encoding M16 family metallopeptidase, with amino-acid sequence MIKQYTCNNGVRVVLENNPTVRSVAIGVWIGTGSRYETPDNNGISHFIEHMLFKGTKNRSAREIAEAFDRIGGQVNAFTSKEYTCYYAKVLDEHASYALDILADMFFHSTFDREELRKEKNVVYEEIKMYEDTPDDIVHDLLSKSVYENHPLGYPILGTEESLGTFDEDHIRSYMDKYYSPDKVVVSIAGNVDEAFIKNVEAHFGAYESASSPETLAEPTFFQQKLSRKKETEQAHLCLGFKGLEVGHKRIYDLIVLNNILGGSMSSRLFQEVREDKGLAYSIYSYHSSFRDSGMLTIYGGTGANQLQVLYETIHETLHTLKKDGITEKELENSKEQMKGSLMLSLESTNSKMSRNGKNELILRKHKTMDEILEELNRVSMESVNQLTNQLFTDEYALALISPSGDLPM; translated from the coding sequence ATGATTAAACAATATACATGCAATAATGGTGTTCGAGTGGTTTTAGAAAACAACCCTACCGTTCGGTCTGTTGCTATAGGTGTATGGATCGGAACTGGTTCGAGATACGAAACACCAGATAACAACGGAATTTCCCATTTTATTGAACATATGCTTTTTAAGGGTACAAAAAACCGTTCGGCCAGAGAGATCGCTGAAGCTTTCGACCGAATCGGCGGCCAGGTCAATGCGTTTACGTCAAAAGAGTATACTTGTTATTATGCGAAGGTCTTGGATGAGCATGCAAGCTATGCTCTCGATATCTTAGCGGATATGTTTTTTCATTCAACATTTGATCGCGAAGAGCTGAGGAAAGAAAAAAATGTAGTCTATGAAGAAATTAAAATGTACGAAGATACTCCGGATGACATCGTTCATGACCTGTTAAGCAAATCGGTATATGAGAATCATCCGTTAGGATATCCGATTTTAGGAACCGAAGAATCACTAGGCACTTTTGATGAAGATCATATTCGTTCATATATGGATAAATATTATTCGCCCGACAAAGTGGTTGTGTCAATTGCCGGAAATGTAGATGAGGCGTTTATTAAAAACGTAGAAGCTCATTTCGGAGCTTATGAATCTGCAAGTTCTCCAGAAACACTTGCCGAACCCACTTTTTTCCAACAAAAATTAAGCAGAAAAAAAGAGACAGAACAGGCACATTTATGCTTAGGTTTTAAAGGGTTGGAAGTCGGCCATAAACGCATTTATGATTTAATTGTACTTAACAATATCCTTGGAGGAAGCATGAGCAGCAGGCTGTTTCAAGAGGTTAGGGAGGACAAAGGCCTCGCTTACTCGATTTACAGCTATCACAGCTCGTTTCGGGATAGCGGCATGCTGACGATATACGGCGGAACAGGCGCCAATCAGCTGCAGGTACTGTACGAGACGATTCATGAAACGCTTCATACGCTTAAAAAAGACGGCATCACCGAAAAAGAGCTTGAAAACAGCAAGGAGCAGATGAAGGGCAGCCTGATGCTGAGCCTGGAAAGCACGAATAGTAAAATGAGCAGGAATGGAAAGAACGAGCTGATTTTACGGAAGCATAAAACGATGGATGAAATTTTGGAAGAATTGAACCGTGTAAGTATGGAGAGTGTCAACCAGCTTACTAATCAGTTGTTTACAGATGAATATGCTCTTGCTTTGATCAGCCCGAGCGGAGACTTGCCAATGTAA
- a CDS encoding YlmC/YmxH family sporulation protein: MRLSELSGKEIVDIKRAERLGVLGQTDLEINETDGQITALIIPSMRWFGMKRQGSEIRVPWQQIQKIGSEMIILDVPDDAI, encoded by the coding sequence ATGCGGCTGAGTGAGCTATCCGGAAAAGAAATTGTTGATATAAAGCGTGCAGAGCGTTTAGGGGTTCTTGGACAAACAGATTTAGAAATTAATGAAACGGATGGACAAATTACAGCATTGATTATTCCCAGTATGAGATGGTTTGGAATGAAAAGACAGGGAAGCGAAATTCGTGTACCTTGGCAGCAAATCCAAAAAATTGGTTCCGAAATGATAATTTTGGATGTTCCAGATGATGCAATCTAG
- the dpaA gene encoding dipicolinic acid synthetase subunit A — MLTGLKVAIIGGDARQLEVIRKLTEQNASVYLIGFDQLDHGFTGATKVKINELKFGEMDCLILPVSATSLEGVVATVFSNEEVVLTKEMLDKTPPHCVVYSGISNNYLNTLTQSANRKLVQLFERDDVAIYNSIPTVEGILMMAIQHTDYTIHGSRVMVLGLGRIGMSIARTFSAIGAKVSVAANESAQLARITEMGLTPVHIKVLKDFIEPVDICINTIPAKVLDQKVLLRMTPKTLIIDVASQPGGTDFDFAEKQGIKALMAPGLPGIVAPKTAGKIIANVLSMLISGSIAEGKEK, encoded by the coding sequence ATGTTAACCGGATTAAAAGTTGCAATTATAGGCGGTGACGCACGACAGCTCGAAGTTATAAGAAAATTGACAGAACAAAATGCTTCCGTTTATTTAATTGGTTTTGACCAGCTTGATCACGGGTTTACCGGAGCTACAAAGGTTAAGATCAACGAATTGAAATTTGGAGAAATGGACTGCTTGATTTTGCCTGTATCAGCTACTTCCTTAGAGGGAGTGGTGGCAACTGTTTTTTCAAACGAAGAGGTTGTACTTACGAAAGAGATGCTGGATAAAACACCCCCGCATTGCGTGGTATATTCCGGAATATCAAACAATTACTTAAATACGTTGACACAATCTGCAAACCGTAAGCTGGTTCAGCTGTTTGAACGGGATGATGTGGCGATTTACAATTCGATTCCGACAGTGGAAGGAATTTTAATGATGGCCATCCAGCACACGGATTATACCATTCACGGGTCAAGAGTGATGGTGTTAGGACTGGGAAGGATCGGCATGAGCATTGCCCGTACCTTTTCGGCAATTGGCGCAAAAGTTTCGGTAGCAGCAAACGAATCGGCTCAGCTTGCAAGGATAACGGAAATGGGATTGACTCCAGTCCATATTAAAGTGCTGAAGGACTTCATTGAGCCAGTTGATATATGCATCAACACCATTCCTGCCAAAGTTCTTGATCAAAAAGTATTACTAAGAATGACCCCAAAAACTCTCATTATTGATGTCGCATCACAACCTGGGGGAACCGACTTTGATTTTGCGGAAAAGCAAGGAATCAAAGCATTAATGGCTCCAGGATTGCCGGGGATCGTCGCCCCAAAAACAGCCGGGAAAATCATTGCGAATGTCTTAAGTATGCTAATATCCGGATCGATTGCAGAAGGAAAGGAGAAATAA
- the dpaB gene encoding dipicolinate synthase subunit B yields the protein MSLKGKRIGFGLTGSHCTYDAVFPQIEKLVQGGAEVRPIVTNTVKSTVTRFGEGEEWVKRIEDVTGFSVIDTIPKAEPLGPKLPLDCMVIAPLTGNSMSKLANAMTDSPVLMAAKATMRNSNPVVLGISTNDALGFNGVNLMKLISGKNIYFIPFGQDDPINKPNSMVAHMEYLLKTVEHALEHKQLQPIIIGSHLAI from the coding sequence ATGTCTTTAAAAGGTAAACGAATCGGTTTTGGTCTCACCGGGTCCCATTGCACATATGACGCAGTGTTCCCGCAAATTGAAAAGCTGGTTCAAGGCGGGGCGGAAGTCAGGCCGATTGTCACAAATACTGTGAAATCAACGGTCACTCGTTTTGGTGAAGGAGAAGAATGGGTGAAACGAATTGAAGATGTCACAGGCTTCTCTGTCATCGATACGATCCCAAAAGCAGAACCACTTGGACCTAAGCTGCCGCTTGACTGTATGGTTATTGCTCCATTAACAGGAAATTCCATGAGCAAACTGGCAAACGCTATGACAGACTCTCCCGTGTTGATGGCAGCAAAGGCGACCATGAGAAACAGCAACCCGGTTGTGCTCGGAATCTCAACAAACGATGCTCTTGGCTTTAACGGCGTAAACTTAATGAAATTAATCTCGGGCAAAAATATTTATTTCATTCCTTTTGGCCAGGACGATCCCATTAATAAGCCGAACTCGATGGTAGCACATATGGAATACTTATTGAAAACGGTAGAACATGCGTTAGAGCATAAGCAGCTTCAACCGATAATTATTGGCTCGCATCTTGCCATATAA
- the asd gene encoding aspartate-semialdehyde dehydrogenase, with protein sequence MGTGLHVAVVGATGAVGQQMLKTLENRQFELEKLSLLSSKRSAGTKVLFNGKEYTVEEATPESFEGVHIALFSAGGSVSKELAPEAVKRGAIVIDNTSAFRMDENTPLIVPEVNEGDLQQHQGIIANPNCSTIQMVVALEPLRKSFGLNKVIVSTYQAVSGAGTVASDELYSQTKAILDNEEYEPQVMPVKGDKKHYQIAFNAIPQIDKFVENGYTFEEMKMINETKKIMHMPELEVAATCVRLPIETGHSESVYIELDRDDVSVEDVKDLLKSSPGITLQDDPENQIYPMPAYAVGLNDVFVGRIRKDLDRPNGFHLWIVSDNLLKGAAWNSVQIAERLRALNLV encoded by the coding sequence ATGGGAACTGGATTGCATGTAGCAGTAGTTGGAGCGACAGGTGCTGTAGGACAGCAAATGTTGAAAACACTTGAAAATCGGCAGTTTGAACTGGAGAAGCTATCGTTGCTTTCATCCAAACGTTCAGCTGGTACGAAGGTATTGTTTAATGGAAAAGAATATACCGTTGAAGAAGCGACTCCAGAAAGCTTCGAAGGCGTTCATATTGCTTTATTCAGCGCAGGGGGAAGTGTTTCAAAAGAGCTTGCTCCAGAAGCGGTAAAAAGAGGTGCGATCGTGATTGATAACACGAGTGCATTCCGAATGGATGAAAATACTCCTCTAATCGTACCTGAGGTCAATGAAGGCGATTTGCAACAGCATCAAGGCATAATTGCCAATCCGAATTGTTCTACGATCCAAATGGTAGTTGCACTGGAGCCGCTCAGAAAATCGTTCGGTTTAAATAAAGTGATTGTGTCTACTTATCAAGCGGTATCCGGAGCCGGTACAGTCGCTTCAGATGAATTGTACAGCCAGACTAAGGCGATTCTGGATAATGAAGAGTATGAGCCGCAAGTGATGCCGGTAAAAGGAGATAAGAAGCACTATCAAATCGCATTTAACGCCATTCCGCAAATTGATAAATTTGTAGAGAACGGCTATACATTTGAAGAAATGAAAATGATTAACGAAACGAAAAAAATCATGCACATGCCCGAGCTTGAAGTGGCTGCTACATGTGTGAGGCTTCCGATTGAAACCGGACACTCGGAATCTGTATACATCGAATTGGATCGAGACGACGTTTCGGTTGAAGATGTAAAGGATTTGCTGAAATCTTCACCTGGCATTACCCTTCAGGATGATCCGGAGAATCAAATCTATCCAATGCCGGCATATGCAGTGGGCTTAAACGATGTTTTTGTAGGTAGAATACGAAAAGATTTAGATCGGCCGAACGGCTTTCACCTATGGATCGTCTCAGACAACCTATTAAAGGGTGCAGCCTGGAATTCGGTACAAATCGCTGAACGATTAAGGGCATTAAATCTGGTCTAA
- the dapG gene encoding aspartate kinase, with the protein MKIIVQKFGGTSVKDEYGRKRALAHITEAIKNGYKSVVVVSAMGRNGDPYATDSLLGLLYGGVSAVSEREQDLLLSCGETISSVVFASMLRENGIKSTALTGAQAGFVTDDNYTNAKIIEMKTERLISYLAENDVVVVAGFQGATEKGNVTTIGRGGSDTSAAALGAALDAEFIDIFTDVAGVMTADPRIVENAKPLSLVTYTEICNLAYQGAKVIHPRAVEIAMQAKVPIRIRSTFSNDPGTLVTSHHTDKAGSDVYERLITGIAHVSNVTQIKVPAKEGQFTVQTEVFKAMANAEISVDFFNITPSEIVYTVPGQVAELAERILKELGYRPVITRNCAKVSAVGAGIMGVPGVTSKIVSALSEKEISILQSADSHTTIWVLVHEENLASAVNALHEAFELSK; encoded by the coding sequence GTGAAAATAATCGTGCAAAAATTTGGCGGAACATCTGTAAAGGATGAATACGGCAGAAAACGCGCTCTCGCCCATATTACAGAAGCGATAAAAAACGGCTACAAATCAGTGGTTGTTGTGTCTGCTATGGGTAGAAACGGCGATCCTTATGCGACGGATTCCTTGTTAGGCCTTCTTTATGGAGGGGTATCGGCGGTTTCGGAAAGAGAACAGGATTTGCTGCTGTCCTGCGGAGAAACGATTTCTTCTGTTGTGTTTGCCAGCATGCTTAGAGAAAACGGAATCAAATCTACAGCACTTACCGGTGCTCAAGCTGGCTTTGTGACAGATGACAATTATACGAATGCAAAAATAATTGAAATGAAAACTGAACGGCTCATCAGTTATTTGGCAGAAAATGACGTAGTCGTTGTTGCCGGATTTCAGGGAGCTACGGAAAAGGGAAATGTCACTACAATCGGCCGTGGAGGAAGCGATACATCGGCTGCTGCATTAGGCGCTGCATTAGATGCTGAATTTATTGATATTTTTACAGATGTGGCGGGTGTAATGACAGCAGATCCGCGAATTGTTGAAAACGCAAAGCCGCTTTCATTGGTCACGTATACAGAAATCTGCAATCTGGCCTATCAGGGAGCAAAAGTCATTCATCCAAGAGCGGTAGAAATCGCGATGCAGGCAAAGGTTCCGATTAGGATTCGATCAACTTTTTCAAACGATCCCGGCACGCTAGTCACTTCCCATCACACGGATAAAGCAGGCAGCGACGTATACGAGCGCCTGATTACTGGAATTGCACATGTCAGCAATGTGACCCAGATTAAAGTCCCAGCAAAAGAAGGACAGTTTACGGTTCAGACGGAAGTGTTTAAAGCGATGGCTAATGCTGAAATCAGCGTCGATTTTTTCAACATTACTCCGAGTGAAATTGTTTATACAGTCCCGGGACAAGTCGCTGAGCTTGCGGAAAGAATTTTGAAGGAGCTTGGCTACCGCCCGGTCATTACACGAAATTGTGCGAAGGTTTCTGCGGTTGGTGCAGGAATAATGGGAGTACCAGGCGTGACCTCCAAAATCGTTTCTGCCCTGTCGGAAAAAGAGATATCAATCCTGCAATCCGCGGACAGCCATACTACGATTTGGGTGCTCGTGCATGAAGAAAATCTGGCATCAGCTGTAAATGCGCTTCACGAAGCATTTGAACTTTCAAAATAA
- the dapA gene encoding 4-hydroxy-tetrahydrodipicolinate synthase, producing MDFGNISTAMVTPFDKKENIDFQKLSTLIEYLLRNGTDSIVVAGTTGESPTLTTEEKAALFQFVVKEVNGRVPVIAGTGSNNTKASIQLTKKAEEAGVDAIMLVVPYYNKPSQEGMYQHFKAIAEETPLPIMLYNVPGRTASSLLPETIVRLSDLPNIVAVKEASGNLDAITTIISETDDRFLVYSGDDSLTLPILSLGGRGVVSVASHVVGNDMQEMVTSFKAGEIGKAASLHQSLLPIMKELFSAPSPTPVKTALQMKGLDVGPVRMPLIPLTENERNNLSFVLNAYHR from the coding sequence ATGGATTTCGGAAATATTTCAACCGCAATGGTCACCCCTTTTGACAAAAAGGAAAATATCGACTTTCAAAAACTATCGACATTAATTGAATATTTATTAAGAAACGGTACCGATTCGATCGTCGTAGCTGGAACAACCGGAGAATCCCCTACATTAACGACAGAAGAGAAAGCCGCTTTGTTTCAGTTTGTCGTCAAAGAAGTGAACGGACGTGTACCCGTCATTGCAGGTACTGGCAGCAATAATACGAAAGCATCCATACAATTGACAAAAAAAGCAGAAGAAGCAGGCGTTGACGCGATTATGCTGGTCGTTCCGTATTACAATAAACCAAGCCAGGAAGGAATGTATCAGCACTTCAAGGCAATTGCGGAAGAAACTCCGCTGCCAATTATGCTGTACAATGTACCGGGCAGAACAGCTTCCTCGCTTCTGCCGGAAACGATTGTGCGTCTTTCTGACCTGCCGAATATTGTCGCAGTGAAGGAAGCAAGCGGCAATCTGGATGCAATTACAACCATCATTTCGGAAACGGATGATCGTTTTCTCGTTTACTCCGGAGACGACAGTTTGACATTGCCTATTCTTTCTCTAGGAGGAAGAGGCGTTGTATCTGTCGCTTCCCATGTTGTTGGAAACGACATGCAGGAAATGGTCACAAGCTTCAAAGCAGGAGAGATAGGTAAAGCAGCATCGCTTCATCAAAGCCTGCTCCCTATCATGAAAGAGCTTTTTTCAGCGCCGAGTCCGACGCCTGTAAAAACAGCATTGCAAATGAAGGGCTTGGATGTGGGACCTGTACGGATGCCGCTTATTCCATTGACAGAGAATGAGAGAAATAATTTAAGCTTCGTACTGAATGCCTATCATCGATAA
- the rnjB gene encoding ribonuclease J2: MKKKNTENIRIIALGGVGEIGKNLYVIEIDSEIFIVDAGLMHPENEMLGIDVVIPDISYLIERSDRVKAIFLTHGHEESIGGVFYCLNKFSVPVYGTKLTLALLKENFKQFRPSSKADFREIHSDSVITFNSTKVSFFRTNHSIPDSVGVSFKTSLGSIVCTGDFKFDQTPSATQASDIGKMANIGTEGVLCLLSDSANAEKPGYTPSEAVVKAEISDAIYGSENRVIVAVAASNVIRIQQVIDAAIQHGRKLAIAGKEIQSILQLAIKQGIIEVEEEIFVPLQEIKNQPKNQVVVLTAGSHGEPLAALTKMVRQGHKQISIEEGDTILIASTPIPGHELIYSKTVNLLTRAGANVVFAQKRVHVTGHGFQEELKLMLNLMKPKYLIPVNGEYRMQKAHSKLAEETGMKRSDIFLLDKGDVVEFRGQNVKVGEKVTYGNILIDGLGVGDIGNIVLRDRRLLSQDGILIVVVTLDKKKKQLVAGPEIITRGFVYVRESEQLIVQATELVRQITVENTENSIVEWSTLKQNMRDKLNQFLYEKTKRKPMIIPIIMEV, encoded by the coding sequence TTGAAAAAGAAAAATACAGAAAATATTCGAATTATCGCCCTTGGAGGGGTAGGGGAGATTGGCAAAAATCTCTATGTGATTGAAATTGATTCCGAGATCTTCATTGTTGATGCAGGGCTTATGCATCCTGAAAATGAAATGCTTGGAATTGACGTAGTGATCCCTGATATCAGTTATTTAATCGAACGGTCTGATCGTGTAAAAGCAATCTTTTTAACTCACGGCCACGAAGAAAGCATTGGTGGCGTTTTTTATTGTTTAAACAAATTTTCAGTACCTGTCTACGGAACAAAACTAACTCTTGCTTTATTAAAAGAAAATTTTAAGCAGTTTCGTCCATCTTCAAAAGCGGATTTTCGTGAAATTCATTCAGATTCCGTGATTACGTTCAATTCAACAAAAGTATCGTTTTTCAGAACAAATCACAGCATCCCAGATTCAGTAGGAGTCAGCTTTAAAACGTCTTTAGGCTCCATCGTTTGTACCGGGGATTTTAAATTTGACCAAACGCCTTCTGCCACACAGGCAAGTGATATCGGCAAGATGGCGAACATTGGAACAGAAGGGGTTTTGTGTCTTTTATCAGACAGCGCTAACGCTGAGAAGCCGGGGTATACACCATCGGAAGCCGTAGTAAAAGCTGAAATTTCAGACGCTATTTACGGATCGGAAAACAGGGTGATCGTTGCAGTCGCAGCATCGAATGTAATCAGAATCCAGCAGGTAATCGATGCAGCTATTCAACACGGCAGAAAGCTCGCCATTGCCGGAAAAGAAATCCAATCCATCTTACAGCTTGCAATAAAACAAGGTATTATTGAAGTTGAAGAAGAAATATTTGTCCCGCTGCAGGAAATAAAAAACCAACCAAAAAATCAAGTGGTTGTTTTAACCGCGGGAAGCCATGGCGAACCGCTTGCGGCACTTACGAAAATGGTGCGCCAAGGCCATAAGCAAATCTCAATCGAAGAAGGCGACACGATTCTTATTGCATCTACGCCAATACCCGGACATGAGCTTATCTACTCAAAAACAGTCAATCTGTTAACGCGTGCAGGAGCAAACGTTGTTTTTGCCCAAAAACGTGTCCACGTAACGGGACATGGCTTTCAGGAAGAGTTGAAGCTGATGCTGAATTTGATGAAGCCGAAGTATTTGATTCCGGTCAACGGGGAATACAGGATGCAAAAAGCCCACTCCAAACTAGCAGAAGAAACCGGCATGAAGCGGAGCGATATCTTTTTGCTGGATAAGGGAGACGTTGTGGAATTCCGCGGCCAAAACGTGAAAGTCGGCGAGAAAGTGACGTACGGTAATATACTAATTGACGGATTAGGGGTAGGCGATATCGGAAATATTGTTCTCAGGGACCGTCGCTTGCTCTCTCAGGATGGTATTCTTATCGTTGTGGTTACTTTGGATAAAAAGAAAAAACAGCTGGTAGCCGGTCCTGAAATCATAACCCGCGGATTTGTGTATGTCAGGGAATCTGAACAGCTAATCGTGCAAGCGACAGAGCTGGTTCGTCAGATTACTGTTGAGAATACTGAGAATTCGATCGTGGAATGGTCGACTCTAAAACAAAACATGAGAGATAAACTCAACCAATTTTTATACGAAAAAACCAAACGCAAGCCGATGATCATTCCGATCATTATGGAAGTTTAA
- a CDS encoding ClpP family protease has product MSKNHADTNAGDYPQEEPKKQPEKENILNKIQQMGETNLPQMGQDTNIHCLTIIGQIEGHVQLPPQNKTTKYEHVIPQIVAVEQNSKIEGLLIILNTVGGDVEAGLAIAEMLASLSKPTVSIVLGGGHSIGVPIAVSCDYSYIAESATMTIHPVRLTGLVIGVPQTFEYLDKMQERVINFVTAHSEISDEKFKELMLSKGNLTRDIGTNVIGKDAVKFGLINEVGGVGQAIKKLNELIEKGNQKNGELLQ; this is encoded by the coding sequence ATGAGCAAGAATCATGCAGACACAAATGCTGGAGATTACCCTCAGGAAGAACCGAAAAAACAGCCGGAAAAAGAAAACATCCTCAACAAGATCCAGCAGATGGGAGAAACGAATCTTCCGCAAATGGGGCAGGATACAAATATCCACTGTTTAACGATCATAGGTCAAATCGAAGGGCATGTACAATTGCCGCCGCAAAACAAAACGACAAAATATGAGCATGTGATACCGCAAATAGTAGCTGTTGAACAAAATTCTAAAATTGAAGGATTGCTAATCATTTTAAATACTGTAGGAGGAGACGTGGAAGCTGGTCTTGCGATTGCAGAAATGCTTGCCTCTCTTTCAAAACCGACCGTATCCATTGTACTTGGAGGTGGCCATAGCATCGGAGTGCCGATTGCAGTGTCATGTGATTATTCTTATATTGCAGAATCTGCAACGATGACCATTCATCCCGTCAGGCTGACAGGTCTTGTCATCGGTGTTCCGCAAACCTTTGAATATTTGGACAAAATGCAGGAACGCGTCATCAACTTTGTTACGGCCCACTCCGAAATATCGGATGAGAAATTCAAAGAGTTAATGCTCTCAAAAGGTAATTTAACAAGAGATATCGGTACGAATGTCATCGGTAAAGACGCTGTAAAATTTGGGTTAATCAATGAGGTCGGAGGAGTAGGACAGGCGATCAAAAAGCTAAATGAGCTAATTGAAAAAGGGAATCAAAAGAATGGGGAGTTATTGCAGTGA